One region of Halomicrobium sp. LC1Hm genomic DNA includes:
- a CDS encoding BtpA/SgcQ family protein, translating into MTETALGAIRPLVGMVHLPALPGAPGFEDRETVRDHALADARTLADVGVDALVVENFGDAPFYPDDVPPHVVAEMTAVTRAITDAVDCPVGVNVLRNDATAAVSVAAAAGADFVRVNVHTGARLTDQGIVEGRAHETVRLRERIDADVSILADVAVKHSAPLAARGVAEIVADTIERGHADGIVVSGAATGSETDAPDVEAVAAARDAVDPTVPVFVGSGVTSETAASLLATADGLIVGTALKAGGTVENPVDPDRVAELVAAVR; encoded by the coding sequence ATGACCGAAACTGCACTCGGAGCGATCCGACCGCTCGTCGGGATGGTCCACCTGCCGGCACTCCCCGGCGCGCCCGGCTTCGAGGACCGCGAGACGGTCCGGGACCACGCGCTGGCAGACGCTCGCACGCTCGCCGACGTGGGCGTCGACGCGCTGGTCGTCGAGAATTTCGGTGACGCACCGTTCTACCCCGACGACGTACCGCCCCACGTCGTCGCCGAGATGACGGCCGTGACGCGTGCGATCACCGACGCCGTCGACTGCCCCGTCGGCGTCAACGTCCTGCGCAACGACGCCACGGCAGCGGTCTCGGTCGCCGCGGCGGCCGGTGCCGACTTCGTCCGCGTGAACGTCCACACCGGCGCACGCCTGACCGACCAGGGTATCGTCGAGGGGCGCGCCCACGAGACGGTCCGCCTGCGCGAGCGCATCGACGCAGATGTCTCCATCCTCGCCGACGTGGCGGTCAAACACTCGGCCCCGCTGGCAGCACGTGGCGTCGCCGAGATCGTCGCCGACACGATCGAGCGCGGTCACGCCGACGGGATCGTCGTCTCGGGGGCTGCGACCGGGAGCGAGACCGACGCGCCGGACGTGGAGGCCGTCGCCGCCGCTCGGGACGCCGTCGACCCGACCGTGCCGGTGTTCGTCGGCAGCGGCGTGACGAGCGAGACGGCCGCTTCGCTGCTGGCCACCGCCGACGGGCTGATCGTCGGGACGGCGCTCAAAGCCGGTGGCACAGTCGAGAATCCGGTCGATCCCGACCGTGTGGCCGAACTCGTGGCCGCGGTCCGCTGA
- a CDS encoding thioredoxin family protein encodes MVALDSEDDVLQRGDEAPAFELPGTDGETYTLDAFADREALLVVFTCNHCPYAQAKFDELNRLAAEYDEVAVVGISANDPEEYPDDSFEKMQELVDDGTVDYDAYLFDESQETAAAYGARCTPDPYLFADDGGTFRLAYHGRLDDATNPDDEPTEREMQAHIETLLAGEEITAEAKPSRGCSIKWKPGNEPDYWDA; translated from the coding sequence ATGGTCGCACTCGATTCGGAGGACGACGTTCTCCAGCGTGGCGACGAGGCACCGGCCTTCGAACTGCCAGGGACGGACGGCGAGACCTACACCCTCGACGCGTTCGCCGACCGCGAGGCGCTGCTCGTCGTGTTCACCTGCAACCACTGTCCGTACGCACAGGCGAAGTTCGACGAGCTGAACCGCCTCGCGGCGGAGTACGACGAGGTCGCCGTCGTCGGGATCAGCGCCAACGATCCCGAGGAGTACCCCGACGACTCCTTCGAGAAGATGCAGGAACTCGTCGACGACGGGACCGTCGACTACGACGCCTACCTCTTCGACGAGTCCCAGGAGACGGCGGCGGCCTACGGCGCTCGCTGCACGCCCGATCCGTACCTCTTTGCCGACGACGGCGGGACCTTCCGGCTGGCCTACCACGGTCGCCTCGACGACGCGACGAACCCCGACGACGAGCCCACCGAGCGCGAGATGCAGGCCCACATCGAGACGCTGCTGGCCGGCGAGGAGATCACGGCCGAAGCGAAGCCGTCGCGTGGCTGTTCGATCAAGTGGAAGCCGGGCAACGAACCCGACTACTGGGACGCGTAG
- a CDS encoding Lrp/AsnC family transcriptional regulator yields MSNRKDVLAVLRENARQSNADIARQTGLTEPEVERIVDELESEGVVKGYTAIVDWEAVEEGDEPVRATVELNVTLDRETNYIDIAERIAKFPQVKSLRLISGDYDFDMEVEGDSMSEVSHFVSDKIAPIPEITQTVTHYIMESYKEQGVEFGDSNDDDRLSISP; encoded by the coding sequence ATGAGCAATCGGAAGGACGTGCTGGCGGTCCTGCGCGAGAACGCCCGCCAGTCGAACGCGGACATCGCCCGCCAGACCGGCCTGACCGAGCCGGAGGTCGAGCGTATCGTCGACGAACTCGAATCCGAGGGCGTCGTCAAGGGGTACACGGCGATCGTCGACTGGGAGGCCGTCGAGGAGGGCGACGAGCCCGTGCGTGCCACCGTCGAACTGAACGTCACGCTGGATCGCGAGACCAACTACATCGACATCGCCGAGCGGATCGCCAAGTTCCCGCAGGTGAAGTCGCTACGGCTGATCAGCGGGGACTACGACTTCGACATGGAGGTTGAAGGCGACTCGATGAGCGAGGTGTCACACTTCGTCAGCGACAAGATCGCGCCGATCCCCGAGATCACCCAGACCGTGACACACTACATCATGGAGTCGTACAAGGAACAGGGCGTCGAGTTCGGCGACAGCAACGACGACGATCGGCTCTCGATCTCGCCATGA
- a CDS encoding pyridoxal phosphate-dependent aminotransferase has product MTFEPADRVDQVPPSGIRRFFELAEEMDDIISLGVGEPDFSTPWSAREAAIASLEQGKTSYTANRGKRELRERIADDVAERYDLDYDPDEEILVTTGASEGVDLAFRALLNPGDQVAVAQPCYVSYKPGVTFAGADVIDVPTRVEDDFKLTREVLEDSGAAEADALIFCYPNNPTGATMTGAELRPVAEFAREHDLLVFADEIYSELSYEHDHTSIATLPGMRERTVVFNGFSKAYAMTGLRLGYALAPPEAITAMNRVHQYTMLSAPTTPQYAAIEALDNCENELREMREQYDRRRQFVLSRFDEMGLDCFTAKGAFYAFPECPWDDADAFAEALLEAEQVAVVPGSAFGVGGDGHLRVSYATGMSDLKTAMDRIESFLADQ; this is encoded by the coding sequence ATGACGTTCGAGCCAGCCGACCGCGTCGATCAAGTGCCGCCCTCCGGAATCCGGCGGTTCTTCGAGCTGGCCGAAGAGATGGACGACATCATCTCGCTCGGCGTCGGCGAGCCGGACTTCTCGACGCCGTGGAGCGCCCGCGAGGCCGCGATCGCCTCGCTCGAACAGGGCAAGACCTCCTACACCGCCAACCGCGGCAAGCGAGAGCTGCGCGAGCGAATCGCCGACGACGTGGCCGAGCGGTACGACCTCGACTACGACCCCGACGAGGAGATCCTCGTGACGACCGGGGCCAGCGAGGGCGTCGACCTGGCCTTTCGCGCACTGCTGAACCCCGGCGATCAGGTCGCCGTGGCCCAGCCCTGTTACGTCTCCTACAAACCGGGGGTCACCTTCGCCGGTGCCGACGTGATCGACGTGCCCACGCGCGTCGAGGACGACTTCAAGCTCACCCGCGAGGTCCTGGAAGACAGCGGCGCGGCCGAGGCCGATGCGCTGATCTTCTGCTATCCGAACAACCCCACCGGGGCGACGATGACGGGGGCGGAGCTGCGCCCGGTCGCCGAGTTCGCTCGGGAACACGACCTGCTCGTGTTCGCCGACGAGATCTACTCGGAGCTGTCCTACGAGCACGACCACACGTCGATCGCCACCCTCCCGGGGATGCGCGAGCGGACGGTCGTGTTCAACGGCTTCTCGAAGGCGTACGCGATGACCGGCCTGCGCCTCGGATACGCGCTGGCCCCGCCCGAGGCGATCACGGCGATGAACCGGGTCCACCAGTACACGATGCTGTCGGCCCCGACGACGCCCCAGTACGCGGCGATCGAGGCGCTGGACAACTGCGAGAACGAACTCCGGGAGATGCGCGAGCAGTACGACCGCCGCCGACAGTTCGTCCTCTCGCGGTTCGACGAGATGGGACTGGACTGCTTTACCGCCAAAGGGGCGTTCTACGCGTTCCCGGAGTGTCCCTGGGACGACGCCGACGCGTTCGCCGAGGCGTTGCTCGAAGCCGAACAGGTCGCCGTCGTGCCGGGCTCTGCCTTCGGCGTGGGCGGGGACGGTCACCTCCGCGTGTCGTACGCGACCGGGATGTCGGACCTGAAGACGGCGATGGACCGAATCGAGTCGTTCCTCGCCGACCAGTAG
- a CDS encoding type II/IV secretion system ATPase subunit yields the protein MAIDDTGGSGSEVTRGEVTEDPPAVVGEYTWEDLRRDHHSGGRFDRSQYLGFDPNDIESVLTDAASNAKTLKQPFDAYVDPEATPVTKGVYTWEHFKQEYYYEEDSTPPTDGDGEKIPFDPAEHLGFEPEEVEHQLAEASGAADLLDNLVEQRTVDVNPELDEDAFFSTQEGRTTVVNRYDLEKAVPMKKKTHFSEIERYWVNKPYACVIIFHSRKENEKKYYVIEPYHNEIEDDLKGFLSNKLKTAIKYSEDDVIVQGSEADRADVIQREAEQLLNRYDLYSGPVGSAELGVLDQFKEFLGMEIEDQVVGTGQLDGISARPEPAVLEDDPEQLSEYQVEKLLYVLKRDFIGYQKIDPVKHDINVEDISCDGYDSRVFVYHTDYEQIISNVEHGRESLDDFVVKLAQRSGKGISKRQPQVDATLPDGSRAQLTLGREVSDHGTNYTIRQFKDVPFTPIDLINWNTFSLDEMAFLWLCIENNKSLIFAGGTASGKTTSLNAVSLFIPSNSKIVSIEDTREVELPQRNWVASVTRPSFGDDDKGDVDEFDLLEAALRQRPDYIVMGEIRGEEGRVLFQVMSTGHTTYTTFHADSVGEVIKRFTTDPINVSKTLFTALDLVSIQTQTRVDGNKVRRNKTLTEINEYSAENDEINVRDVYEWRAETDEYIQMGNSNTLEEIKFDRGWTQEKLDEELFKRKVVLAHLIENGLNTYTQVAATIQAFINDPGTILTLIANDDLESSLEDLREMESVKIDIDEAKEEMVPRPEAPPEMLDETADILDNAGPLFEKFQERETPDIVSALMSGDEDSEQTDDEEVDFGQFVPKAGAEAEGE from the coding sequence ATGGCAATTGATGACACGGGGGGGAGCGGATCCGAGGTCACTCGGGGGGAGGTGACCGAGGATCCGCCGGCCGTCGTCGGTGAGTACACCTGGGAAGATCTTCGCCGAGACCACCACAGCGGGGGTCGGTTCGATCGAAGTCAGTATCTGGGCTTCGACCCGAACGACATCGAATCGGTACTGACAGATGCCGCGAGCAACGCCAAGACGCTGAAACAGCCCTTCGACGCCTACGTCGATCCGGAGGCGACGCCGGTCACGAAAGGGGTCTACACGTGGGAACACTTCAAGCAAGAGTACTACTACGAGGAAGACAGTACGCCGCCCACGGACGGCGACGGCGAGAAGATCCCGTTCGACCCCGCCGAGCATCTCGGCTTCGAGCCCGAGGAAGTCGAGCATCAACTGGCCGAAGCCAGCGGGGCCGCCGATCTGCTGGACAACCTCGTCGAACAGCGGACCGTCGACGTCAATCCGGAACTGGACGAAGACGCCTTCTTCTCGACACAGGAGGGGCGCACGACCGTCGTCAACCGCTACGATCTGGAGAAGGCGGTCCCGATGAAGAAGAAGACCCACTTCAGCGAGATCGAGCGCTACTGGGTCAACAAGCCCTACGCCTGCGTGATCATCTTCCACTCTCGGAAGGAAAACGAGAAGAAGTACTACGTCATCGAGCCCTACCACAACGAGATCGAGGACGACCTCAAGGGGTTCCTCTCGAACAAGCTGAAGACCGCGATCAAGTACTCAGAGGACGACGTGATCGTCCAGGGATCGGAGGCCGACCGGGCCGACGTGATCCAGCGAGAGGCCGAGCAGCTGCTGAACCGCTACGATCTGTACAGCGGCCCCGTGGGCAGCGCCGAACTCGGCGTGCTCGATCAGTTCAAAGAGTTCCTGGGCATGGAGATCGAGGACCAGGTAGTCGGGACCGGCCAGCTCGACGGCATCAGTGCCCGGCCCGAGCCGGCCGTCCTCGAAGACGATCCCGAGCAGCTCTCCGAGTACCAGGTCGAGAAGCTGCTGTACGTCCTCAAGCGGGACTTCATCGGCTACCAGAAGATCGACCCGGTGAAACACGACATCAACGTCGAGGACATCTCCTGTGACGGCTACGACTCGCGCGTGTTCGTCTACCACACCGACTACGAACAGATCATCTCGAACGTCGAGCACGGTCGCGAGAGCCTCGACGACTTCGTCGTCAAGCTCGCCCAGCGCTCGGGCAAGGGCATCTCGAAGCGCCAGCCCCAGGTCGACGCGACCCTGCCGGACGGCTCGCGCGCGCAGCTGACGCTCGGGCGAGAAGTCTCGGATCACGGGACGAACTACACCATCCGGCAGTTCAAGGACGTTCCCTTCACGCCGATCGACCTCATCAACTGGAACACCTTCTCGCTCGACGAGATGGCGTTTCTCTGGCTCTGTATCGAGAACAACAAGAGCCTCATCTTCGCGGGCGGGACCGCGTCGGGGAAGACGACCAGCCTGAACGCCGTCTCACTCTTTATCCCGTCGAACTCGAAGATCGTCTCCATCGAGGACACCCGCGAGGTCGAACTGCCCCAGCGCAACTGGGTCGCAAGCGTCACCCGGCCCTCTTTCGGCGACGACGACAAGGGCGACGTCGACGAGTTCGACCTGCTGGAGGCCGCGCTCCGCCAGCGCCCGGACTACATCGTCATGGGCGAGATCCGCGGCGAGGAAGGGCGTGTCCTCTTTCAGGTCATGTCGACGGGTCACACCACCTACACCACCTTCCACGCCGACTCCGTCGGCGAGGTCATCAAGCGGTTCACCACCGATCCGATCAACGTCTCGAAGACGCTGTTTACCGCGCTGGACCTCGTTTCGATCCAGACCCAGACCCGCGTCGACGGCAACAAGGTCCGCCGAAACAAGACTCTGACCGAGATCAACGAGTACTCCGCCGAGAACGACGAGATCAACGTTCGAGACGTCTACGAGTGGCGCGCCGAGACCGACGAGTACATCCAGATGGGCAACTCCAACACCTTAGAAGAGATCAAGTTCGACCGCGGGTGGACCCAGGAGAAGCTCGACGAGGAGCTGTTCAAACGCAAGGTCGTGCTGGCCCACCTCATCGAGAACGGGCTCAACACGTACACGCAGGTGGCGGCGACGATCCAGGCGTTCATCAACGATCCCGGAACGATCCTCACGCTGATCGCCAACGACGACCTGGAGAGTTCGCTGGAGGACCTCCGAGAGATGGAGTCGGTCAAGATCGACATCGACGAGGCCAAAGAGGAGATGGTCCCCAGACCCGAGGCACCGCCGGAGATGCTCGACGAGACCGCCGACATCCTCGACAACGCCGGTCCGCTGTTCGAGAAGTTCCAGGAGCGTGAGACGCCAGACATCGTCTCGGCGCTGATGAGCGGCGACGAGGACAGCGAGCAGACGGACGACGAGGAGGTGGACTTCGGACAGTTCGTACCCAAAGCCGGCGCGGAGGCCGAAGGCGAATGA
- a CDS encoding type II secretion system F family protein has product MSLDTRGQQQLSGGALGDTFYPLFQWLFNEDGDFVRNVEKKLAQARMADNVEMFLARALAIGVISGLALWLVGTLIGYLGVTFLLGGTGAEAPTLIGIPVPDGVSAVLDVIKIPALILVTGLVFGVIGFGIGFGSLVSIPYFRANAREREVNVLLSDSISFMYALSVGGLNQLEILQAMAKADDTYGECAKEFQSIVLETEYFDTDYRTAIRNQALETPSDELSQFLTDMLSIINSGGDMTSFLEDQKDKHMRTAKQEQQKMLDTLELFGEMYMTLSLFPLLLIIILVIMSMMGDAQNRLLYGTVYGLIPLTGAGFLVLVSTVTRDEVGDGYLRPDGKDDDFVVDDGLGFLNLGLVENYTGQYTIFDRIKSREGTYEFMQVLKRPDLFFRDHPLFVLGVTVPVTIVALLLVVVFDLAPMSLDGMIARPVLGTFFWVYVPLYINLLPLAIFYEWNVRSRKTIIGSLSENLRKLASANDTGMTLLESVQVVSTTSGGKLSEEFEIMHAKVNYGTSLKDALREFNNKYHVPRLARTVKLISEAQEASSQIQNVLSTAAQASENQDDIDRERIARTRMQVVIILMTYLTLLGVMALLKTQFLDVMAGLSESAASAGGSGATGQSFGGNVDTDLLSLLFFHAVTLQALLSSFIAGYIRDVNIISGVKFAVILPTIALITWIAVG; this is encoded by the coding sequence ATGAGTCTCGACACGCGCGGCCAGCAACAGCTCTCGGGTGGCGCGCTCGGGGACACGTTCTACCCCCTCTTCCAGTGGCTGTTCAACGAGGACGGCGACTTCGTCAGGAACGTCGAGAAGAAGCTCGCACAGGCCCGGATGGCCGACAACGTCGAGATGTTCCTCGCACGCGCGCTGGCGATCGGCGTCATCTCGGGACTGGCGCTGTGGCTCGTGGGCACGCTGATCGGCTACCTCGGCGTCACCTTCCTGCTGGGCGGGACGGGAGCCGAGGCACCGACGCTCATCGGAATTCCGGTGCCAGATGGTGTCTCGGCCGTGCTCGACGTGATCAAGATTCCGGCGCTGATCCTGGTCACCGGGCTGGTGTTCGGTGTCATCGGCTTCGGTATCGGCTTCGGATCGCTGGTCTCGATCCCGTACTTCCGGGCCAATGCACGCGAGCGAGAGGTCAACGTCCTGCTGTCGGACTCGATCTCGTTCATGTACGCGCTGTCGGTCGGGGGGCTCAACCAACTGGAGATCCTCCAGGCGATGGCGAAGGCCGACGACACCTACGGAGAGTGTGCCAAGGAGTTCCAGTCGATCGTGCTGGAGACGGAGTACTTCGACACTGACTACCGGACCGCGATCCGTAATCAGGCACTCGAAACGCCGTCGGACGAGCTCTCGCAGTTCCTGACCGACATGCTCTCGATCATCAACTCCGGCGGGGACATGACCTCCTTCCTCGAAGACCAGAAGGACAAGCACATGCGGACCGCAAAGCAGGAACAGCAGAAGATGCTGGACACCCTCGAGCTGTTCGGGGAGATGTACATGACCCTGTCGCTGTTTCCGCTCTTGCTCATCATCATCCTCGTCATCATGTCGATGATGGGCGACGCGCAGAATCGGCTCCTCTATGGCACGGTCTACGGGCTGATCCCGCTGACCGGTGCCGGCTTCCTCGTGCTCGTCTCGACGGTGACCCGAGACGAGGTCGGCGACGGCTACTTGCGGCCCGACGGCAAGGACGACGACTTCGTCGTCGACGACGGACTGGGCTTTCTGAACCTCGGACTGGTCGAGAACTACACCGGCCAGTACACGATCTTCGACCGCATCAAGAGCCGCGAAGGGACCTACGAGTTCATGCAGGTGCTCAAGCGCCCGGATCTGTTCTTCCGCGATCACCCGCTGTTCGTGCTGGGCGTGACGGTCCCCGTGACGATCGTCGCGTTGCTCCTCGTCGTCGTGTTCGATCTCGCGCCGATGAGTCTCGACGGGATGATCGCACGACCAGTGCTCGGGACGTTCTTCTGGGTGTACGTGCCACTGTACATCAACCTGCTCCCGCTGGCGATCTTCTACGAGTGGAACGTCCGCTCGCGCAAGACGATCATCGGCAGCCTCTCGGAGAACCTCAGGAAACTCGCCAGCGCGAACGACACGGGCATGACGCTGCTGGAGTCCGTGCAGGTGGTCTCGACGACATCGGGAGGCAAGCTCTCGGAGGAGTTCGAGATCATGCACGCGAAGGTCAACTACGGTACCAGCCTCAAAGACGCCCTCAGAGAGTTCAACAACAAGTACCACGTCCCGCGACTCGCCCGGACGGTCAAGCTCATCAGCGAGGCACAGGAAGCGTCCAGCCAGATCCAGAACGTGCTCTCGACGGCCGCACAGGCCTCGGAGAATCAGGACGACATCGACCGCGAGCGGATCGCCCGGACCCGGATGCAGGTCGTCATCATCCTCATGACGTACCTGACGCTGCTGGGCGTGATGGCACTGCTGAAGACGCAGTTCCTCGACGTGATGGCGGGGCTGTCCGAGAGCGCGGCCAGTGCGGGCGGCAGTGGTGCGACCGGGCAGAGCTTCGGGGGCAACGTCGACACGGACCTGCTCTCGCTGCTGTTCTTCCACGCCGTCACGCTGCAGGCGCTCCTCTCGTCGTTCATCGCGGGGTACATCCGGGACGTGAACATCATCTCGGGAGTGAAGTTCGCGGTGATCCTGCCGACGATCGCACTGATCACCTGGATCGCGGTGGGGTGA
- a CDS encoding 30S ribosomal protein S15 — translation MARMHTRRRGSSDSDKPVADEPPEWSDVDEDAIEERVVELAEQGHSPSEIGLKLRDEGVQGTPIPDVSLATGKKVTEILEENDATDELPEDLRNLMKKAVRLREHMDENPGDHQNKRALQNNQSKIRRLVDYYRGDEIDADFTYSYERAKQLLE, via the coding sequence ATGGCACGAATGCACACACGACGCCGCGGCTCGTCCGACTCGGACAAGCCCGTGGCAGACGAACCGCCGGAGTGGAGCGACGTAGACGAAGACGCGATCGAGGAGCGAGTCGTCGAGCTCGCAGAGCAGGGCCACTCGCCCAGCGAGATCGGCCTCAAGCTCCGCGACGAGGGCGTTCAGGGGACGCCGATCCCGGACGTCTCGCTCGCGACGGGCAAGAAGGTCACCGAGATCCTCGAAGAGAACGACGCGACCGACGAACTGCCCGAAGACCTCCGGAACCTGATGAAGAAGGCCGTCCGTCTGCGAGAGCACATGGACGAGAACCCGGGCGACCACCAGAACAAGCGCGCGCTCCAGAACAACCAGTCGAAGATCCGCCGTCTCGTCGACTACTACCGCGGCGACGAGATCGACGCGGACTTCACCTACAGCTACGAGCGAGCGAAGCAACTGCTCGAGTAA